The region ACCAATTTATGGGCGAGAATGGCTGTTAcctaattgaatgaaatcgaggtGAAAACTTGTAAATTAACAAAGGTAGCAAAACGTACGGCGATTGCTTCAGCTTCCTTCTCTTCCATTTTTTCCATGTACGGTTTCAGCAGATTAGGACAGAATTTTAGAGACGATTCCTTTGTCTCCCAGGTTTCCCCTTTTGACTTATCTGCCCATCTGATCAGGTATTTAATGCTACGATTTTTCTGCTTTTCATGCGAAACTATGGCCTCCacctaaaaaatatttcaatcgtTAATCACTCGGAAGAAACATTAGCTAGTCAACAAAACCACTCACAAACTTGCCACTGTTAATATCTTCCTTGTACTGGCGAACCAGCTCCGGGCATATAGCTGTAAGCATTTGACCACTAACCCAAATCATGGACTCATCCTtcaatttcactttatatTTCCTCGATTTCTTTTCGTTTGCCGAGACGCCGTGTGTAATTATAGATTCCACCTCAAGTGCTTTACCCCATCCATGGTTCTTTTTTATAAACTTGTTGGGCTTCTTGTTGTCGGTTGTCGTTGAATCTTTTGTGGGCTTTGTGGGTTTTGTAGCTTTTTTTGCTTTAGATTGATTTGAAGCAGCCGATTGCTCTGAGCCGGATGATTCGCTTCCATTCCACTCTTTGTCGTCACTTTTCTTTAACCTCTTCCTATCGCCGGCTTTATTATCTCCGATTTCTGAATCGCTTGTGGACGAGGAATCACTCGTGTCGGTTTTTTCCTTATTTCCTGAGGATAAAGACCGTTTTCTGGTAGTTCTACCCATTCTTTCGATATAACACAATTTGGACAGCTGAGaatgtcttcaaaaacaacgccgatttgtttcgattttaaaaCACTGAAGATGGCGCAACATCActtttctctctctttttttaaatttttgttttgcgcTGAATTTGTAGTTGAGGATGTTCTCCACTtgcattttcaaaaacgatGGTGGTATACTGATAGCATATGCTTAAAATGGATAGACTTTTCGTagacatttccaattttaagaTGTAATCGATGAATATGGGGATTCATTCAATGTTCTTGCTAATACAATGAAACGAATCAACGTTGTcgttacaaaagaaaactatttatttattttaaacaaaacggccattaaattatacaaaatacaacaaaaacgaaCACTTTTTCGATTACTGATTAAGTGTTGGATCTATTGTAAGATAATCCAACGTAAGCTCTTCGCCAGCTTTAATAAATCTCTGAGCGTATATGCCAATCCGATGATCACCATTGACCCGAAGAATTTTCGATCTGCAATTTGGATCACGTGAAAAATTAGCGAATCGGAATTTTCCCCCGTAGTTCATTGCATCAACGACAAACTCTTCATTCAGCGTAAACATGTACGTGGAATTTTCTTTCGTATACAATTTGGCCCGTCGGTCCGCTTCTTCAGTGGAAATGATTTCACCTTTGTATTCCGTGATATAGTCACCTTTCTGACAGTCCTCATCAACAAAGAGACCCCAACCATGTATATCCGATGAGGCAACGTGCATTTTCTTATCTGTACGCCGGCAAAGATTTGATATTAGTATCGCGTCGATTCGATTTACCACTCAAGCGCTCTTACCGAGGTTTCGCTGAAGATTAACGTTCTGGCAAGATACACAGGTGCACGTATCCGGATCGCATTCACGAAACAATTTAATGCAGAGACATGATTGGGTTGCACAGAATTTCTTACAATTGCACGTCATTCGCGTTCGATATTTGCAGTCCGCGGCACAGTTACAGAACTTTTCGCAGTTGATACACGCACAATTTTCTGAGTCAGTGCAGAGTCCTTCGTGGTTGCATGGTTTGTATACTTTCTCGATGTCTTGCGTACGCCATCCTCGATTGATGACTTTACTTTTCTTGGTACGGATGGGCTTAACGTTATTAGCCAATTTGAATTGTCGGTGTACCTGTGATGTAATTGCACGAAGTTTAGGAGTTTAACGAGAAATTTGTGAGATCTTGCACTCGCACTGTGTTCCGAAGACTTAGGACTGATAAAgttagaacaggtatggtggGTACCTCTTTGCAGCTTTTACTACGAATGATTTCAGCGATGgcacaaaaattgtttggaaaaaccGTTACTAAGGCAGTCAGCATCGTCAATTCCGAACCAGACCATTTACTCGCTTCCCCATCTTCACTAGAAGATTGTTCTTCTCGATTCTCATGTCCTGAATTCTACAGATGAGAACAAACAACTAGATTCGCTAGGTTCGTAAATAAAGGATGATTAGTTTTACCTCCACCATGTAACATAGATTCGAGCACGGTCGGTCGAACGGTTTCAACCATGCGACGTCGCCAGTTTTTGGTTTCGGAATAAACTCATTATTCTCGTGACCTGTAATCAATTCGAAATTGATAAAGTGGTTCTGAGCATCAGACACTATGTAGGTTTCTTACAATGAAATGGACAACTGTAGATACAGCATTTAcgacaaaataatttgtaaaatgaagtCAGAGCTGCATTACGGCACAGGCCATCTTTCATTGGTTCATCAATATTCGGCCTGCACGGTGCACGTTTCGTAAGCTTTTCATACCTGCAATATGGTTACAGATTAATCCAATTGAAATTTGGAGTTGGATGTGATTAACGTTTACTTTTCACATAAGTAATCTGCGTTGTTTAACCCAGTAAAGTATTCACACATGCGCTGAAAGATGATTGGATCAGGTACGACTAATGATGTGACTATGCCCGTATGACGTTGA is a window of Bradysia coprophila strain Holo2 unplaced genomic scaffold, BU_Bcop_v1 contig_350, whole genome shotgun sequence DNA encoding:
- the LOC119080042 gene encoding uncharacterized protein LOC119080042; the encoded protein is MGRTTRKRSLSSGNKEKTDTSDSSSTSDSEIGDNKAGDRKRLKKSDDKEWNGSESSGSEQSAASNQSKAKKATKPTKPTKDSTTTDNKKPNKFIKKNHGWGKALEVESIITHGVSANEKKSRKYKVKLKDESMIWVSGQMLTAICPELVRQYKEDINSGKFVEAIVSHEKQKNRSIKYLIRWADKSKGETWETKESSLKFCPNLLKPYMEKMEEKEAEAIAVTAILAHKLVDHKSQYLIKWNDKSKGETWETARRTIALCPNILDKFTMKNPDCVPNLYIKESVDKPGMSKRKSQLKNRNRYYKVQDPNLLDFDEDFDWEVERIMEMSVKRDKTREFLVRWKGFRSAYDSWLPESDLNCPDLLEKFMNIKENRDEKRALLQYKNGKLRTVKKRRGKPRDKPKIRLTATTSKVKPKARRSTTSKKSSSIKRLPQKRKENQQKRKTSSKKK
- the LOC119080015 gene encoding histone-lysine N-methyltransferase E(z)-like isoform X2; the encoded protein is MDWKLVVRSEYRRLQQERQIQISNVWKENRLLLQNSTDATSGRCHWRVQNSDPLQLSKGPRIGANFFVKKQPNLQVIWKHLLPVVDRPPQNITWLPIPRNIPMKTLQSKTYVPFLGNEAVDSGLVDELMNLTECDSDDEAKSIMEDELFVNLVEALIQIRQRHTGIVTSLVVPDPIIFQRMCEYFTGLNNADYLCEKYEKLTKRAPCRPNIDEPMKDGLCRNAALTSFYKLFCRKCCIYSCPFHCHENNEFIPKPKTGDVAWLKPFDRPCSNLCYMVENSGHENREEQSSSEDGEASKWSGSELTMLTALVTVFPNNFCAIAEIIRSKSCKEVHRQFKLANNVKPIRTKKSKVINRGWRTQDIEKVYKPCNHEGLCTDSENCACINCEKFCNCAADCKYRTRMTCNCKKFCATQSCLCIKLFRECDPDTCTCVSCQNVNLQRNLDKKMHVASSDIHGWGLFVDEDCQKGDYITEYKGEIISTEEADRRAKLYTKENSTYMFTLNEEFVVDAMNYGGKFRFANFSRDPNCRSKILRVNGDHRIGIYAQRFIKAGEELTLDYLTIDPTLNQ
- the LOC119080015 gene encoding histone-lysine N-methyltransferase EZH2-like isoform X1, which translates into the protein MDWKLVVRSEYRRLQQERQIQISNVWKENRLLLQNSTDATSGRCHWRVQNSDPLQLSKGPRIGANFFVKKQPNLQVIWKHLLPVVDRPPQNITWLPIPRNIPMKTLQSKTYVPFLGNEAVDSGLVDELMNLTECDSDDEAKSIMEDELFVNLVEALIQIRQRHTGIVTSLVVPDPIIFQRMCEYFTGLNNADYLCEKYEKLTKRAPCRPNIDEPMKDGLCRNAALTSFYKLFCRKCCIYSCPFHCHENNEFIPKPKTGDVAWLKPFDRPCSNLCYMVENSGHENREEQSSSEDGEASKWSGSELTMLTALVTVFPNNFCAIAEIIRSKSCKEVPTIPVLTLSVLSLRNTVHRQFKLANNVKPIRTKKSKVINRGWRTQDIEKVYKPCNHEGLCTDSENCACINCEKFCNCAADCKYRTRMTCNCKKFCATQSCLCIKLFRECDPDTCTCVSCQNVNLQRNLDKKMHVASSDIHGWGLFVDEDCQKGDYITEYKGEIISTEEADRRAKLYTKENSTYMFTLNEEFVVDAMNYGGKFRFANFSRDPNCRSKILRVNGDHRIGIYAQRFIKAGEELTLDYLTIDPTLNQ